Below is a window of Allomuricauda ruestringensis DSM 13258 DNA.
GTTTTTTTATTGTAATCTCCAATGGCAAAACCCACGAGATAGCTACTCATCGGTTTCTTCATATCAAACTGCCATGAATATCCTAATGAATCGGGCAAAGTGTCCTTTTTAACCAACTTCCCGTTGGCGATTACTGTATAATCCTGCCTAAGAAGAATGTCAAGATCAAATTCCACCTTTTCGGTCATATCATCAAAACTGGGCAGCCAATGACTGGTGTATTTTCCCTGTCCTTGCGTCCAAACCTGCTCATTGTTCTTGACTGTATCATGCCAACCTAAAAAATATACCGTTTGTTTTGGTTTGGCCACATAATCTAACTTTAGCTTATGGGTATCCCCTTTCGCCATCTTTTTTTTGATGATTATTTTTCGGCCATTGTAATCGTAGTCTATTTTTGCATCATCCAGAAAAACTGATGAAAAATCTAGGTTTACGGCATCAAGATAAATGGAATCCACAACTTCAATCACATTATATTGATAGGCCACACTACCCTTTATCCGGTTTTCGAACGGCGTGGGCTCAATCAAAACTTCGGCACGGACAAAGTCAACCTTATCCTGAATTTGGGCGGACAACAACTGTGCAAATAAGAAAAAAACAAGAATGGGGCTCAGCTTCATACCATCATCTTATCAAAAGTCCTTCCAAATTACATATTTTAGTTCGATGAATCCCAATTTTCTGCAAACTCCCATAGCATACCTTAAAGGTGTTGGTCCAAATCGGGCCGATGCCCTTAAGGCCGAATTGGGCATTGAGACCTTTAGGGACCTACTACACCTTTTTCCCAATCGGTATTTGGACCGGACGAGTTATTACAAAATAAATCAATTGCAACCCAGCGGAGCCGATGTGCAAGTAATGGGGAAAATTGTCCATCTAAAAACGGTAGAGCAAAAACGGGGGAAACGTTTGGTGGCAACTTTTGTGGATGAAACGGGGCAAATGGACCTCGTTTGGTTCCGTGGGCATAAATGGATCAAGGAAAATTTAAAACTGAACGAACCCTACGTGGTTTTTGGAAAGGTGAACCGATACGGAAGTACATTTTCCATGCCCCACCCTGATATGGAACCCTTGCAAAAGCATCAGCAAGGATTAAAAATGGCGATGCAACCCATTTATCCCTCCACGGAAAAATTAAGCAATAAGGGAATTACCAATCGGGTCATCAGCAAAATGATTCAGCAATTATTTTTGGAGTGCAAGGGCAAGTTTCCAGAATCATTGTCACCCTCCATTTTGGAAGAATTAAAGTTGATCTCGAAGAGTTCTGCTCTTTTCAATATTCATTTTCCAAAAAACCAAGAATTATTGGCCAAGGCACAGTTTCGGTTAAAGTTTGAAGAGTTGTTTTTTGTGCAATTGCGATTGATATCCCAAAATTTAAAGCGGAAGCAAAAGATAAAAGGGATGCCTTTTGAAGCGGTTGGTGAAAAGTTTACGGAATTCTTTGAAAACCATCTCCCATTTGAACTCACGAATGCCCAAAAACGGGTCATTAAGGAAATCCGTAACGATTTGGGGAGTAATGCCCAAATGAATCGATTGCTGCAAGGTGATGTGGGTTCAGGGAAAACCATTGTAGCACTGATGTGCATGCTTTTGGCCATTGACAACGGTTTTCAGACGTGTTTGATGGCTCCAACAGAGATTTTGGCCACCCAACATTACAACGGACTCAAGGAGCTTCTGGAAAATATGGACGTTAAAATTGCATTATTGACGGGTTCAACAAAAAAGTCCGAACGCACTTTGCTGCACAATCAACTAGAAAATGGCAATTTGAACATTCTGGTGGGCACACATGCCGTTTTAGAAGATAAAGTACAGTTCAAAAATCTTGGCTTGGCTATTGTGGACGAGCAACATCGGTTTGGTGTGGCGCAACGATCTAAACTGTGGCATAAAAATCAAACACCTCCACACATATTGGTGATGACGGCCACCCCCATTCCCAGAACCTTGGCCATGAGCCTTTACGGCGATTTGGACATTTCGGTGATTGATGAGCTGCCCCCTGGAAGAAAACCCATCAAGACGGTGCACCGATACGACAGCAACAGACTGAAGGTTTTTGGGTTCATCAAAGATGAAATTAAAAAGGGCAGACAGATTTACATCGTTTACCCGCTGATCCAAGAATCCGAAGCACTGGACTACAAGGATTTGATGGATGGGTACGAAAGCATTGTTCGTGATTTTCCACAGCCCGAATATCAGATTTCCATTGTACACGGTAAAATGAAGCCCGCTGACAAGGATTACGAAATGGAACGTTTTGTAAAAGGCGAAACCCAAATTATGATTGCCACCACAGTAATCGAGGTAGGCGTAAATGTACCCAACGCATCCGTAATGATCATTGAAAGTGCCGAACGGTTTGGATTGTCGCAATTACACCAGCTCCGTGGGCGTGTAGGGCGAGGCGCAGAACAAAGTTTTTGTATTTTGATGACAAGTCACAAACTATCCGAAGATGCCAAAACCCGTTTGCAAACCATGGTCGGCACCAATGATGGCTTTGAAATCGCGGAGGTTGACCTTAAGCTTCG
It encodes the following:
- the recG gene encoding ATP-dependent DNA helicase RecG — protein: MNPNFLQTPIAYLKGVGPNRADALKAELGIETFRDLLHLFPNRYLDRTSYYKINQLQPSGADVQVMGKIVHLKTVEQKRGKRLVATFVDETGQMDLVWFRGHKWIKENLKLNEPYVVFGKVNRYGSTFSMPHPDMEPLQKHQQGLKMAMQPIYPSTEKLSNKGITNRVISKMIQQLFLECKGKFPESLSPSILEELKLISKSSALFNIHFPKNQELLAKAQFRLKFEELFFVQLRLISQNLKRKQKIKGMPFEAVGEKFTEFFENHLPFELTNAQKRVIKEIRNDLGSNAQMNRLLQGDVGSGKTIVALMCMLLAIDNGFQTCLMAPTEILATQHYNGLKELLENMDVKIALLTGSTKKSERTLLHNQLENGNLNILVGTHAVLEDKVQFKNLGLAIVDEQHRFGVAQRSKLWHKNQTPPHILVMTATPIPRTLAMSLYGDLDISVIDELPPGRKPIKTVHRYDSNRLKVFGFIKDEIKKGRQIYIVYPLIQESEALDYKDLMDGYESIVRDFPQPEYQISIVHGKMKPADKDYEMERFVKGETQIMIATTVIEVGVNVPNASVMIIESAERFGLSQLHQLRGRVGRGAEQSFCILMTSHKLSEDAKTRLQTMVGTNDGFEIAEVDLKLRGPGDLMGTQQSGLLTLKIADIVKDNQILKTARYHAIQLLKQDPRLEKSENAPILNAYSKMMANKTIWNYIS